In a genomic window of Methanosarcina horonobensis HB-1 = JCM 15518:
- a CDS encoding cobalt-precorrin-5B (C(1))-methyltransferase: protein MIDPVNNFKIPEEWIARTGLPREELEKNVASGMVVVLSDGSVLKRGYTTGTTASAAAKAAVLSLKKKIDSVSVPTPVGLRAHLEVSESSPGRAVVKKIPNDHESDVTRGLEFVGEARETQGIRILGGRGIGVVKRDGLQVPKGKPAINPKPMEQITAAVKEAVEELGLQGAEVTISIPEGERIGKETLNSRIGVEGGISVLGSTGFVEPWNDHLGEMRGDLIRCTDKVVLTTGRIGMRYSHMLFPEYTVVMVGSRISEGLDYASGDIIICGLPGLVLKWGNPEMLEGSGYATVVEMLEKAPEHERLKEAFEMAVEKGKGARIVVIDRDGSILMDSKSEK, encoded by the coding sequence ATGATAGATCCTGTTAACAATTTCAAGATCCCTGAAGAATGGATTGCCCGCACAGGGCTGCCCAGGGAAGAACTTGAAAAAAACGTGGCATCCGGCATGGTCGTGGTCTTGAGTGACGGGTCAGTCCTCAAGCGAGGATATACGACAGGAACCACAGCCAGTGCTGCTGCAAAAGCTGCTGTCCTTTCCCTTAAGAAAAAGATTGACAGCGTATCCGTTCCTACCCCGGTAGGACTGAGAGCTCACCTTGAGGTCAGCGAGTCTTCCCCCGGACGTGCAGTTGTAAAGAAGATTCCTAATGACCATGAATCCGATGTCACACGCGGGCTTGAATTTGTTGGTGAAGCCAGAGAAACCCAGGGAATCCGCATCCTCGGAGGAAGAGGCATAGGGGTTGTAAAAAGGGACGGACTCCAGGTCCCGAAAGGCAAGCCAGCCATAAACCCGAAACCCATGGAACAGATAACAGCAGCCGTGAAAGAAGCTGTAGAGGAGCTGGGGTTGCAGGGAGCCGAAGTCACAATTTCAATTCCTGAAGGAGAAAGGATCGGGAAAGAGACTCTGAATAGCAGGATAGGAGTCGAAGGTGGGATTTCTGTCCTCGGAAGTACAGGTTTTGTTGAGCCATGGAACGACCATCTCGGAGAAATGAGAGGAGATCTTATCCGCTGCACGGACAAGGTGGTTTTGACCACAGGGCGGATAGGGATGCGGTATTCTCACATGCTCTTCCCTGAATATACCGTTGTTATGGTAGGAAGCAGGATATCAGAAGGGCTTGATTATGCTTCAGGAGACATTATTATCTGCGGGCTTCCCGGCCTTGTCCTGAAATGGGGAAACCCTGAGATGCTTGAAGGCAGCGGATATGCAACTGTAGTTGAAATGCTTGAAAAGGCTCCTGAGCACGAGCGCCTGAAAGAAGCTTTCGAGATGGCAGTCGAGAAAGGAAAGGGTGCAAGAATCGTTGTAATCGACAGAGACGGGTCTATCCTTATGGATAGCAAAAGTGAGAAGTAA